In a single window of the Manis javanica isolate MJ-LG chromosome 16, MJ_LKY, whole genome shotgun sequence genome:
- the C16H6orf132 gene encoding uncharacterized protein C6orf132 homolog isoform X1 — translation MRKNQTVQGTFSKLFGRKHANPPGTSLYATNPPWIFTHEAPAEGRRDFDGICYGDNRFDTVSESGTATVKARPRVRPLLTFLPLNAQENHGLAVPTPSVPEDFADKVTGTSSLVNGNLRLYSSVGDLRPGHYGQDPLIPPPPPGPAPRPPPDILQPQGESPPPPPPSMAPPPPPLLLEPPPLPNMAPTPPPVLGALSPPSTPTPPDFIPPAPPLAFLALPPPPLPAPAPPAPVYPHTLGTRLFPSGGVTKWKSEAALNGRQPEAPGTSPPQSPAEPKGSPLRHKPETHLTFPRSFKVPPPTPLRTSSIPAQEAEGGPPEEEEAIKTAPSRLPLPPSFHIHPVSQIYPDGAPEPERPREPKAATPAIPRGDQSPSWTNKHAETLPPAPPLPPPAPPLPPQAPPLPTAAPPLPSAEKAASSPPARFTKSPQISLPAPKPKPKPNPPSPEDTASCEPVDWRDPSQMEKLRSELAAYLCGSRREDRVSSHRPGLRTASQGKEDKGPSPLEKEALPSLPGKEVPLSVPEKSPCSLPEKEATTGLTLPPVDYHPQDPPAPSVWQIRSELEARLSSSAEKEAKPSIGSLPPKPRLQGGRVFENRAENGKFSKPMAKNVPPLSASPMPTTTSKATPGPATPPKAEPGTATPPKVAPGIATPPKVVAGPAMSPTATVPTTSSQVTAEKNLLSAGQWEKPEPQELAVPSQPMAEERPTEASQPPTQGALLSPALPAKITPRGEDRTFLYKPHHSQNNPSPEVAMVMPRFTREEAAGSGEPVKAKEPQGLPAKPPASAQTADKLLRHPVTGEVVEPGSPMALLLAARQRAQRGRPGGTALGRSSLPGSLRGHSSRPEAGSDSIFYNEGRPNSFTVVPKLPRETEDTQLASVAQPTVPGQWKPQPHRDPEGTAPGRRDSWTKVEEPPVPVAREQPASSNPPQGRLLPRSPSSPPPSYKREEEEEKFSFELIPPPPEFSNDPEPPAPALQYLGRRGSPPRNNFPDLGQLPAAGSTASAPRGTAGARYAGAGGLERPLGGGRSLIKKRLYVGEPHRSPGLPRGSPGRSLSSPNCLGPLPGGPFAASGGPEMRRVNSAGRPPPGGLHARMPSVESAGRGEAKYKAPGGDCGCVQPAGRSPHNASHYGSPINTFTVRPGTRHPISYTYSGAHWKALS, via the exons ATGGGATCTGTTACGGAGACAATCGGTTTGACACAGTGAGTGAGTCAGGAACAGCCACGGTGAAAGCCCGGCCTAGGGTCCGGCCCCTGCTGACCTTCCTTCCACTG AATGCCCAGGAGAACCATGGACTTGCTGTGCCCACCCCTTCTGTCCCAGAAGACTTTGCAGACAAAGTGACAG GCACCAGCTCACTGGTCAACGGCAACCTCCGATTATATAGCTCTGTGGGGGACCTAAGGCCTGGGCACTATGGACAGGACCCACTTATCCCGCCAcctcccccaggcccagccccaagGCCACCGCCAGACATTTTGCAACCTCAAGGGgagtccccaccaccacctccaccttccatggctccccccccacctcccctgctgctggaacccccacccctgcccaacATGGCCCCAACCCCACCACCAGTATTGGGGGCCCTGTCCcccccctccacacccacccctcCTGATTTcattccccctgccccacccttgGCCTTTCTGGCCCTACCTCCACCCCCTCTGccagccccagcacccccagctccagtATATCCTCACACACTGGGGACTCGCCTCTTTCCCTCTGGGGGTGTCACCAAGTGGAAATCGGAGGCAGCCCTGAACGGCAGGCAGCCAGAGGCCCCCGGGACCAGCCCTCCCCAGAGCCCTGCTGAGCCAAAGGGGAGCCCCCTGAGACATAAGCCGGAGACCCACCTCACCTTCCCCCGCTCATTCAAGgtgcctcccccaaccccactcaGGACATCATCCATCCCAGCTCAGGAAGCAGAGGGGGGTCCTCCAGAGGAAGAAGAGGCCATCAAAACAGCCCCCAGTCGACTCCCACTACCTCCCAGCTTCCACATCCACCCTGTGTCCCAAATCTACCCGGATGGGGCCCCTGAGCCAGAGCGCCCCAGGGAGCCCAAGGCTGCAACACCAGCCATCCCAAGGGGAGACCAGTCCCCGTCCTGGACAAACAAACACGCTGagactctgcccccagcccctcctctgccccctcctgcacccccactccctccacaagcaccccctctccccacagctGCCCCTCCTTTGCCTTCTGCTGAGAAGGCAGCCTCCTCTCCACCTGCTAGATTTACAAAAAGCCCCCAAATCAGCCTTCCTGCTCCCAAACCCAAACCCAAACCCAACCCCCCAAGCCCAGAGGACACGGCCTCTTGCGAGCCTGTGGACTGGCGGGATCCCAGCCAGATGGAAAAGCTTCGGAGCGAGCTGGCAGCCTATCTGTGTGGCTCCAGGAGGGAGGACCGAGTCTCCAGTCACAGGCCAGGACTGAGGACCGCCTCTCAGGGGAAGGAGGACAAGGGCCCCAGCCCTCTGGAAAAGGAGGCTCTCCCAAGCCTGCCAGGGAAGGAGGTCCCCCTAAGTGTTCCTGAGAAGAGTCCCTGCAGCCTGCCAGAGAAGGAGGCCACTACTGGCCTGACCCTACCCCCTGTGGACTACCATCCCCAAgaccccccagctcccagtgtcTGGCAGATCCGGAGTGAGCTGGAGGCCCGCCTTTCCTCATCAGCAGAGAAGGAAGCCAAACCAAGCATAGGGTCTCTGCCTCCCAAACCTCGGCTACAAGGGGGAAGAGTTTTTGAAAACAGGGCTGAGAATGGCAAATTCTCGAAGCCAATGGCCAAGAATGTGCCACCTCTGTCTGCCAGCCCCATGCCAACCACAACATCCAAGGCCACTCCAGGGCCAGCGACACCCCCCAAGGCAGAGCCTGGGACAGCCACACCCCCCAAAGTGGCGCCTGGGATAGCCACACCGCCCAAGGTGGTGGCTGGGCCTGCCATGTCACCCACAGCCACGGTGCCCACCACATCATCCCAGGTGACAGCAGAGAAGAACCTGCTCTCAGCTGGGCAGTGGGAGAAGCCAGAACCTCAAGAACTTGCAGTGCCCTCCCAGCCAATGGCAGAAGAGCGCCCCACAGAGGCCAGTCAGCCTCCTACACAAGGAGCCCTCTTGTCTCCAGCACTCCCAGCAAAGATAACCCCCCGTGGAGAAGACAGGACATTTCTCTACAAGCCCCATCACAGCCAGAACAACCCCAGCCCAGAGGTTGCTATGGTGATGCCAAGGTTCACCAGAGAAGAGGCTGCAGGGTCAGGAGAGCCTGTGAAGGCAAAGGAGCCCCAGGGGCTGCCAGCCAAACCTCCAGCCTCAGCCCAGACTGCTGACAAACTGCTCAGACATCCGGTAACCGGGGAGGTGGTGGAACCAGGCTCCCCGATGGCCCTGCTCCTTGCAGCCAGGCAAAGGGCACAAAGGGGGAGGCCCGGAGGCACTGCCCTGGGCCGGTCCTCCCTGCCAGGGAGTCTCCGTGGGCACAGCAGCCGGCCAGAGGCAGGCTCTGACAGCATCTTCTACAACGAGGGCCGACCCAACTCCTTCACTGTGGTCCCCAAGTTACCCAGGGAGACTGAGGACACCCAGCTGGCTTCAGTAGCACAGCCCACTGTACCCGGTCAGTGGAAGCCCCAGCCCCACAGAGACCCGGAGGGCACAGCACCAGGCCGCAGGGATAGCTGGACAAAGGTGGAGGAGCCTCCGGTCCCTGTGGCCCGGGAACAACCAGCGTCTTCCAACCCGCCCCAGGGCCGCCTGCTGCCCAGGTCGCCCTCGTCACCCCCTCCTTCCTacaagcgggaggaggaggaagagaagttcAGCTTTGAGCTCATCCCACCGCCGCCGGAGTTCAGCAACGACCCCGAGCCCCCGGCCCCGGCGCTCCAGTATCTGGGGCGCCGGGGATCCCCTCCCCGTAACAACTTCCCAGACTTGGGGCAGCTCCCGGCCGCGGGCTCCACGGCCTCGGCGCCTCGTGGCACGGCAGGTGCGCGCTATGCCGGGGCCGGGGGCCTGGAGCGCCCCCTGGGCGGCGGCCGTTCGCTCATCAAGAAGCGCCTGTACGTGGGGGAGCCCCACCGCAGCCCCGGGCTGCCCCGCGGCAGCCCCGGCCGCAGCCTGAGCTCCCCTAACTGCCTCGGGCCGCTCCCCGGGGGGCCCTTCGCAGCGTCAGGGGGCCCGGAGATGCGGCGTGTCAACTCGGCAGGCCGCCCGCCCCCCGGCGGCCTGCACGCGCGGATGCCGTCCGTGGAGAGCGCCGGCCGCGGGGAGGCCAAGTACAAAGCGCCGGGCGGCGACTGCGGCTGCGTCCAGCCAGCCGGCAG GTCTCCCCACAATGCCTCCCACTATGGAAGCCCCATCAACACGTTCACTGTGAGGCCTGGGACCCGCCATCCCATCTCCTACACCTACTCAGGGGCCCATTGGAAGGCCCTGTCCTGA
- the C16H6orf132 gene encoding uncharacterized protein C6orf132 homolog isoform X2, with the protein MPTPPAPPSTPPIPPGFSPTRPRRRGAGTSNAQENHGLAVPTPSVPEDFADKVTGTSSLVNGNLRLYSSVGDLRPGHYGQDPLIPPPPPGPAPRPPPDILQPQGESPPPPPPSMAPPPPPLLLEPPPLPNMAPTPPPVLGALSPPSTPTPPDFIPPAPPLAFLALPPPPLPAPAPPAPVYPHTLGTRLFPSGGVTKWKSEAALNGRQPEAPGTSPPQSPAEPKGSPLRHKPETHLTFPRSFKVPPPTPLRTSSIPAQEAEGGPPEEEEAIKTAPSRLPLPPSFHIHPVSQIYPDGAPEPERPREPKAATPAIPRGDQSPSWTNKHAETLPPAPPLPPPAPPLPPQAPPLPTAAPPLPSAEKAASSPPARFTKSPQISLPAPKPKPKPNPPSPEDTASCEPVDWRDPSQMEKLRSELAAYLCGSRREDRVSSHRPGLRTASQGKEDKGPSPLEKEALPSLPGKEVPLSVPEKSPCSLPEKEATTGLTLPPVDYHPQDPPAPSVWQIRSELEARLSSSAEKEAKPSIGSLPPKPRLQGGRVFENRAENGKFSKPMAKNVPPLSASPMPTTTSKATPGPATPPKAEPGTATPPKVAPGIATPPKVVAGPAMSPTATVPTTSSQVTAEKNLLSAGQWEKPEPQELAVPSQPMAEERPTEASQPPTQGALLSPALPAKITPRGEDRTFLYKPHHSQNNPSPEVAMVMPRFTREEAAGSGEPVKAKEPQGLPAKPPASAQTADKLLRHPVTGEVVEPGSPMALLLAARQRAQRGRPGGTALGRSSLPGSLRGHSSRPEAGSDSIFYNEGRPNSFTVVPKLPRETEDTQLASVAQPTVPGQWKPQPHRDPEGTAPGRRDSWTKVEEPPVPVAREQPASSNPPQGRLLPRSPSSPPPSYKREEEEEKFSFELIPPPPEFSNDPEPPAPALQYLGRRGSPPRNNFPDLGQLPAAGSTASAPRGTAGARYAGAGGLERPLGGGRSLIKKRLYVGEPHRSPGLPRGSPGRSLSSPNCLGPLPGGPFAASGGPEMRRVNSAGRPPPGGLHARMPSVESAGRGEAKYKAPGGDCGCVQPAGRSPHNASHYGSPINTFTVRPGTRHPISYTYSGAHWKALS; encoded by the exons AATGCCCAGGAGAACCATGGACTTGCTGTGCCCACCCCTTCTGTCCCAGAAGACTTTGCAGACAAAGTGACAG GCACCAGCTCACTGGTCAACGGCAACCTCCGATTATATAGCTCTGTGGGGGACCTAAGGCCTGGGCACTATGGACAGGACCCACTTATCCCGCCAcctcccccaggcccagccccaagGCCACCGCCAGACATTTTGCAACCTCAAGGGgagtccccaccaccacctccaccttccatggctccccccccacctcccctgctgctggaacccccacccctgcccaacATGGCCCCAACCCCACCACCAGTATTGGGGGCCCTGTCCcccccctccacacccacccctcCTGATTTcattccccctgccccacccttgGCCTTTCTGGCCCTACCTCCACCCCCTCTGccagccccagcacccccagctccagtATATCCTCACACACTGGGGACTCGCCTCTTTCCCTCTGGGGGTGTCACCAAGTGGAAATCGGAGGCAGCCCTGAACGGCAGGCAGCCAGAGGCCCCCGGGACCAGCCCTCCCCAGAGCCCTGCTGAGCCAAAGGGGAGCCCCCTGAGACATAAGCCGGAGACCCACCTCACCTTCCCCCGCTCATTCAAGgtgcctcccccaaccccactcaGGACATCATCCATCCCAGCTCAGGAAGCAGAGGGGGGTCCTCCAGAGGAAGAAGAGGCCATCAAAACAGCCCCCAGTCGACTCCCACTACCTCCCAGCTTCCACATCCACCCTGTGTCCCAAATCTACCCGGATGGGGCCCCTGAGCCAGAGCGCCCCAGGGAGCCCAAGGCTGCAACACCAGCCATCCCAAGGGGAGACCAGTCCCCGTCCTGGACAAACAAACACGCTGagactctgcccccagcccctcctctgccccctcctgcacccccactccctccacaagcaccccctctccccacagctGCCCCTCCTTTGCCTTCTGCTGAGAAGGCAGCCTCCTCTCCACCTGCTAGATTTACAAAAAGCCCCCAAATCAGCCTTCCTGCTCCCAAACCCAAACCCAAACCCAACCCCCCAAGCCCAGAGGACACGGCCTCTTGCGAGCCTGTGGACTGGCGGGATCCCAGCCAGATGGAAAAGCTTCGGAGCGAGCTGGCAGCCTATCTGTGTGGCTCCAGGAGGGAGGACCGAGTCTCCAGTCACAGGCCAGGACTGAGGACCGCCTCTCAGGGGAAGGAGGACAAGGGCCCCAGCCCTCTGGAAAAGGAGGCTCTCCCAAGCCTGCCAGGGAAGGAGGTCCCCCTAAGTGTTCCTGAGAAGAGTCCCTGCAGCCTGCCAGAGAAGGAGGCCACTACTGGCCTGACCCTACCCCCTGTGGACTACCATCCCCAAgaccccccagctcccagtgtcTGGCAGATCCGGAGTGAGCTGGAGGCCCGCCTTTCCTCATCAGCAGAGAAGGAAGCCAAACCAAGCATAGGGTCTCTGCCTCCCAAACCTCGGCTACAAGGGGGAAGAGTTTTTGAAAACAGGGCTGAGAATGGCAAATTCTCGAAGCCAATGGCCAAGAATGTGCCACCTCTGTCTGCCAGCCCCATGCCAACCACAACATCCAAGGCCACTCCAGGGCCAGCGACACCCCCCAAGGCAGAGCCTGGGACAGCCACACCCCCCAAAGTGGCGCCTGGGATAGCCACACCGCCCAAGGTGGTGGCTGGGCCTGCCATGTCACCCACAGCCACGGTGCCCACCACATCATCCCAGGTGACAGCAGAGAAGAACCTGCTCTCAGCTGGGCAGTGGGAGAAGCCAGAACCTCAAGAACTTGCAGTGCCCTCCCAGCCAATGGCAGAAGAGCGCCCCACAGAGGCCAGTCAGCCTCCTACACAAGGAGCCCTCTTGTCTCCAGCACTCCCAGCAAAGATAACCCCCCGTGGAGAAGACAGGACATTTCTCTACAAGCCCCATCACAGCCAGAACAACCCCAGCCCAGAGGTTGCTATGGTGATGCCAAGGTTCACCAGAGAAGAGGCTGCAGGGTCAGGAGAGCCTGTGAAGGCAAAGGAGCCCCAGGGGCTGCCAGCCAAACCTCCAGCCTCAGCCCAGACTGCTGACAAACTGCTCAGACATCCGGTAACCGGGGAGGTGGTGGAACCAGGCTCCCCGATGGCCCTGCTCCTTGCAGCCAGGCAAAGGGCACAAAGGGGGAGGCCCGGAGGCACTGCCCTGGGCCGGTCCTCCCTGCCAGGGAGTCTCCGTGGGCACAGCAGCCGGCCAGAGGCAGGCTCTGACAGCATCTTCTACAACGAGGGCCGACCCAACTCCTTCACTGTGGTCCCCAAGTTACCCAGGGAGACTGAGGACACCCAGCTGGCTTCAGTAGCACAGCCCACTGTACCCGGTCAGTGGAAGCCCCAGCCCCACAGAGACCCGGAGGGCACAGCACCAGGCCGCAGGGATAGCTGGACAAAGGTGGAGGAGCCTCCGGTCCCTGTGGCCCGGGAACAACCAGCGTCTTCCAACCCGCCCCAGGGCCGCCTGCTGCCCAGGTCGCCCTCGTCACCCCCTCCTTCCTacaagcgggaggaggaggaagagaagttcAGCTTTGAGCTCATCCCACCGCCGCCGGAGTTCAGCAACGACCCCGAGCCCCCGGCCCCGGCGCTCCAGTATCTGGGGCGCCGGGGATCCCCTCCCCGTAACAACTTCCCAGACTTGGGGCAGCTCCCGGCCGCGGGCTCCACGGCCTCGGCGCCTCGTGGCACGGCAGGTGCGCGCTATGCCGGGGCCGGGGGCCTGGAGCGCCCCCTGGGCGGCGGCCGTTCGCTCATCAAGAAGCGCCTGTACGTGGGGGAGCCCCACCGCAGCCCCGGGCTGCCCCGCGGCAGCCCCGGCCGCAGCCTGAGCTCCCCTAACTGCCTCGGGCCGCTCCCCGGGGGGCCCTTCGCAGCGTCAGGGGGCCCGGAGATGCGGCGTGTCAACTCGGCAGGCCGCCCGCCCCCCGGCGGCCTGCACGCGCGGATGCCGTCCGTGGAGAGCGCCGGCCGCGGGGAGGCCAAGTACAAAGCGCCGGGCGGCGACTGCGGCTGCGTCCAGCCAGCCGGCAG GTCTCCCCACAATGCCTCCCACTATGGAAGCCCCATCAACACGTTCACTGTGAGGCCTGGGACCCGCCATCCCATCTCCTACACCTACTCAGGGGCCCATTGGAAGGCCCTGTCCTGA